A region from the Halonatronomonas betaini genome encodes:
- a CDS encoding ABC transporter substrate-binding protein, translating into MFKKTLILVISLALLFVVGYTPAVNADSDVLVIGSAAEAVGLDPRLETDIPSSERLNIIMEPLVTFGENMDLEPRLATDWGLSDDSLTMTFNLREGVLWHDGEPFTADDVVYTFEWILDENNAAPNRALYEVIDEIVAEDDHTVHFHLSEPNAFLLNNIARMPVVPAAHGDSEDFRTDPIGTGPYSFDSWTRDDVMHLVANDDYWGGVPVISRIEFRAIPEDSSRLLALEAGEIDMYQGGVVPEELARLEEDPNVTVQRVTGTGHVYLGFNTRTEPLDDVNVRRAISHLINRAGIIDRIQHGIGSVATGPVPEGLPWYNPDVATYDYNPQRAQELIEEAGVDLSGLTLGLHTNENPLRIRISEILQNEAQQIGLDLDVSIEEWGAFWSGLQQPDHDYDLFIVGWVGQVDADRAMFRQFHTDGPFNFGGYSDARLDELLEEGKRVPSDSERSIEIYREAQEIVADNAYYGFINYYEEVGLSRPGVDGYIVHPYTANAWQNAHTFTKE; encoded by the coding sequence ATGTTTAAAAAAACGTTAATACTTGTAATCTCACTGGCCTTACTTTTTGTTGTCGGGTACACCCCTGCAGTTAATGCCGATTCTGATGTGCTTGTTATTGGTTCTGCTGCTGAGGCCGTTGGACTTGACCCCCGCCTGGAAACTGACATACCTTCATCTGAACGCTTAAATATTATCATGGAGCCTCTTGTTACTTTTGGAGAAAACATGGATTTAGAACCTCGCCTGGCAACTGACTGGGGCTTAAGCGATGATAGTCTTACAATGACATTCAATTTAAGAGAAGGAGTCCTCTGGCATGATGGCGAGCCATTTACTGCCGATGATGTCGTCTATACCTTTGAATGGATTCTAGATGAAAATAATGCAGCTCCAAACCGGGCACTCTATGAAGTTATCGATGAAATAGTTGCCGAAGATGATCATACTGTCCATTTCCATCTGTCTGAGCCAAATGCATTCCTGCTAAATAATATTGCAAGAATGCCAGTTGTTCCTGCAGCTCACGGCGATAGCGAAGATTTCAGAACTGACCCGATTGGAACTGGCCCCTATAGTTTTGACTCATGGACAAGAGATGACGTTATGCATCTAGTTGCCAATGATGATTACTGGGGCGGCGTACCAGTTATCTCCAGGATCGAATTCAGAGCTATTCCTGAAGATTCTTCAAGGTTATTAGCCCTTGAAGCTGGCGAAATTGATATGTATCAGGGTGGCGTTGTACCGGAAGAATTAGCCCGTTTAGAAGAAGATCCAAATGTTACTGTCCAGAGGGTTACAGGTACCGGCCATGTTTATCTTGGCTTTAACACAAGAACCGAGCCCCTTGATGATGTTAATGTTAGAAGAGCTATCAGTCATCTGATTAACCGCGCCGGTATTATTGATAGAATTCAGCATGGTATCGGTAGTGTAGCCACCGGTCCAGTTCCTGAAGGACTTCCATGGTATAATCCAGATGTTGCAACCTATGATTATAACCCACAGAGAGCCCAGGAATTAATAGAAGAAGCCGGTGTAGATCTTTCTGGATTAACTCTTGGTCTCCATACCAATGAAAACCCATTGAGAATCAGAATCTCTGAGATACTACAAAACGAAGCTCAGCAGATTGGCCTGGACCTCGATGTAAGCATTGAAGAATGGGGAGCATTCTGGAGTGGACTCCAGCAACCAGATCATGACTATGATCTCTTTATCGTTGGCTGGGTTGGTCAGGTTGATGCCGATAGAGCCATGTTTCGTCAGTTCCACACAGATGGACCATTTAACTTCGGTGGATACTCAGACGCAAGATTAGATGAATTACTTGAAGAAGGTAAAAGAGTTCCTTCTGATAGTGAAAGATCCATTGAAATATATCGGGAAGCTCAGGAAATAGTTGCCGATAATGCCTATTATGGATTTATTAACTATTATGAAGAAGTCGGGCTTTCAAGACCTGGAGTAGATGGCTATATAGTCCATCCTTATACAGCAAATGCCTGGCAGAATGCTCATACCTTTACAAAAGAATAA
- a CDS encoding ABC transporter permease — protein MTKYIIRRIIQIIPVIIGISILVFLLMHLAPGDPVHLLLGEEASPEDYERIYALYGFDRPLAVQYLDWASNAVRGDFGRSIRMGQPVSTLIYHRMGATLELAFFSVFIAVIIGIPLGVLAAVKRQSIVDFGTMVGALIGVSMPSFWLGLVLLAYVALRVDWLPMFGRGESLVNGFYLLITTFDGVPLWNAIRYILLPGLSLGVIMMGIVTRLTRSSLLESLGMDYIRTARSKGLNERVVVYKHALRNAMLPVITIVGIQLGVRFGGAVITETVFAWPGVGRLIVNAISQRDFPIVQGGVLMLAIVFTVMNLLVDLSYAILDPRIRYD, from the coding sequence ATGACAAAATATATTATCAGACGCATCATTCAAATTATACCAGTAATTATAGGGATTTCTATATTAGTATTCCTGCTAATGCATTTAGCTCCTGGAGACCCGGTTCACTTATTATTAGGGGAAGAAGCCTCTCCAGAAGATTATGAGAGAATTTATGCCCTCTATGGTTTCGACCGGCCATTAGCTGTCCAGTATTTAGACTGGGCCTCAAATGCAGTCCGGGGAGATTTTGGGCGATCCATCAGAATGGGGCAACCGGTTTCAACATTAATTTATCACAGAATGGGTGCCACGTTAGAACTGGCCTTCTTTTCTGTCTTTATTGCCGTAATAATTGGGATACCCCTGGGAGTTTTAGCCGCTGTTAAGCGGCAATCGATTGTTGATTTCGGAACAATGGTTGGTGCTCTTATCGGTGTTTCAATGCCAAGTTTCTGGCTGGGCCTTGTTTTACTGGCCTATGTAGCTTTACGGGTTGACTGGTTACCGATGTTCGGACGAGGCGAATCACTGGTTAATGGATTCTATTTATTAATAACAACCTTTGATGGAGTGCCTTTATGGAATGCCATCCGTTATATCCTCCTGCCTGGACTCTCCTTAGGAGTTATTATGATGGGAATAGTCACCAGGTTAACCAGATCAAGCCTGTTAGAATCTTTAGGAATGGATTACATTAGAACTGCCCGAAGCAAAGGACTAAACGAACGGGTAGTTGTCTATAAACATGCTTTACGCAATGCAATGTTACCTGTTATTACAATTGTAGGCATTCAACTTGGAGTCCGTTTTGGAGGAGCCGTTATTACCGAGACTGTCTTTGCCTGGCCAGGAGTTGGTAGATTAATTGTTAATGCCATCTCACAGAGGGATTTCCCTATAGTTCAGGGTGGAGTTTTAATGCTTGCCATTGTTTTTACAGTTATGAACTTATTAGTAGATTTAAGCTATGCAATCCTTGATCCTAGAATTAGATATGATTGA
- a CDS encoding Hsp20/alpha crystallin family protein — translation MFHNLYGDKFDDDEDKENLKPKQRYGNRGMFPYQYTEFEPFIANVYEMKDHYLIKAELPGVKKEDIEIEVWDGKVVIVAKRRKLCEGEQDILCQERIIGEYKRKFEFTNIDEDKIKANLEYGILSVKVGKAEPDDDREAKKIEIE, via the coding sequence ATGTTCCATAATCTTTATGGAGACAAATTTGATGATGACGAAGATAAGGAGAATTTAAAACCGAAGCAGCGTTATGGTAATCGAGGAATGTTTCCCTATCAGTATACTGAATTTGAGCCCTTTATAGCAAATGTTTATGAGATGAAAGATCATTATTTGATTAAAGCTGAACTCCCTGGTGTTAAAAAAGAAGATATTGAGATAGAGGTCTGGGATGGTAAGGTTGTAATAGTTGCCAAAAGGAGAAAACTCTGCGAAGGAGAGCAGGATATTCTCTGCCAGGAACGGATAATTGGAGAATATAAAAGGAAGTTTGAATTTACTAATATCGATGAAGATAAAATTAAGGCTAATCTTGAATATGGGATTTTATCTGTAAAAGTAGGTAAGGCAGAGCCTGATGATGACAGGGAAGCAAAGAAGATAGAGATAGAATAG
- a CDS encoding response regulator transcription factor — protein sequence MSDKNKEILVVEDDELIRGLQKNKLEKAGYEVDEAQNGLEAWNKIKDNRYILILIDIFLPKMDGFQLLKNIRSQEIPAKTIVLSSKSQDKYIKKAFDLGADSYLTKPFDPANLIKTVRTTLES from the coding sequence ATGTCAGATAAAAATAAAGAAATCTTAGTAGTTGAGGATGATGAACTTATCAGAGGGCTTCAAAAAAATAAGTTAGAAAAAGCAGGTTATGAGGTAGATGAAGCCCAAAATGGTCTGGAAGCCTGGAACAAGATTAAAGATAATCGGTATATTTTGATTCTTATTGATATTTTCCTGCCTAAAATGGATGGCTTTCAACTTTTAAAGAATATCCGTTCACAGGAGATTCCAGCCAAAACCATTGTACTTTCAAGTAAAAGTCAGGATAAATATATTAAAAAGGCTTTTGATTTAGGTGCAGACTCATACCTTACCAAGCCCTTTGATCCTGCTAACTTAATTAAGACAGTTAGAACAACTCTGGAGTCCTGA
- a CDS encoding UV damage repair protein UvrX yields the protein MIGKPPIDYSTLPDGDIACFDIKSFYASIEAIARGFDPFETAIAVVGNQDQQGSVILAASPYMKAKFNLGTGNRLYEIPDIPEILLVEPRMELYMNRALQIIDIYTSYVHPDDIFVYSVDESWLDLTSTKVRYNGTKNMVTKIKNEINNKHGLACSVGVGPNMFLSKVAMDVEGKKTGYARWGYDDIKDKLWPLEVSKVWGIGSRTAAKFNKWGIYTMGDVASRSLEFFKKRLGIVGVEIYRQAWGIDDSRPGGFYDDKRKSIGRGATLYRDYQKFEEIKTVIFNLSEDIGYRARELGLAGRTVSLYIRYSQEFYKKGFQGQQTLESATNLEHEIMRAALELLEKKYQAGSPIRRISLSLSNLLGEENVQLSLFQDKEKKMNLARARDQIRNEFGPEKLDYGLSQADGSIRERLNSNIGGHKKK from the coding sequence ATGATAGGAAAACCTCCAATTGATTATTCAACCTTGCCAGATGGCGATATAGCCTGTTTTGATATTAAATCTTTTTATGCCAGTATTGAGGCTATAGCCAGAGGATTTGACCCCTTTGAGACGGCTATAGCAGTTGTCGGCAATCAGGATCAGCAGGGATCTGTTATTCTGGCAGCCAGTCCCTATATGAAAGCTAAATTTAATTTAGGAACTGGCAATCGTCTTTATGAAATTCCTGATATACCGGAGATACTTCTTGTTGAGCCTAGAATGGAACTTTATATGAACCGGGCTCTTCAGATTATAGATATCTATACCAGTTACGTTCATCCAGATGATATTTTTGTTTACTCTGTAGACGAGAGCTGGTTAGATCTCACCAGTACAAAAGTCCGCTATAATGGCACTAAAAATATGGTCACAAAAATAAAGAATGAGATTAATAATAAACACGGTCTGGCCTGTAGCGTAGGGGTTGGACCGAACATGTTTCTTTCAAAAGTAGCTATGGATGTTGAAGGGAAAAAGACAGGCTATGCTAGATGGGGATATGATGATATTAAGGATAAATTATGGCCTTTAGAGGTTTCAAAGGTCTGGGGGATTGGCAGCAGAACAGCTGCTAAATTTAATAAATGGGGTATCTATACCATGGGCGATGTTGCCAGCCGGAGCCTGGAGTTTTTTAAGAAACGGCTCGGGATAGTAGGTGTTGAAATTTATCGCCAGGCCTGGGGGATTGATGATAGCAGGCCTGGAGGCTTTTATGATGATAAAAGAAAGAGTATTGGCCGGGGGGCAACTCTGTATCGGGATTATCAGAAGTTTGAGGAGATAAAAACAGTGATTTTTAATTTAAGCGAAGATATCGGTTATCGTGCCAGGGAACTGGGCCTTGCTGGCAGAACAGTTAGCCTTTATATCCGTTATAGTCAGGAGTTTTATAAGAAAGGCTTTCAGGGCCAGCAGACTTTAGAATCTGCTACAAATTTAGAGCATGAAATCATGAGAGCAGCTTTAGAATTGCTTGAGAAAAAATATCAGGCTGGCAGCCCGATTCGAAGGATTAGTCTTTCTTTAAGTAATCTTCTAGGAGAAGAAAATGTTCAGTTGAGTTTATTTCAGGATAAAGAAAAGAAGATGAATCTTGCCAGAGCCAGAGATCAGATCCGAAATGAATTTGGTCCTGAAAAATTAGATTATGGTTTAAGCCAGGCTGATGGCAGCATCAGAGAACGCTTAAATAGCAATATTGGCGGCCATAAGAAAAAATAA
- a CDS encoding IclR family transcriptional regulator, whose protein sequence is MPNSKTSKTTEKVTKIFEMFSINKPEWGVTELSSELDWSKSVTHRILSTLENSGFLQQNKDTSKYQLGYRLIELGSIARQNIELIDLAREEMKDLSKKTGETVLLDIPDGIKTICIDKVESNANIKFTCGIGKPVPIYAGALGKAILAYYPEEKIDDVINAGLIKHTDNTTDDAEELKKELHVIKQRGYSMTKGEWNPGALGVASPIFDHQENVIASIGVLGPEYRMEKNIDTITVLCLLAANNLSGKL, encoded by the coding sequence ATGCCGAACTCAAAAACTTCAAAAACAACTGAAAAGGTGACTAAAATCTTTGAAATGTTTTCAATTAATAAACCTGAGTGGGGGGTGACTGAACTTAGCAGTGAGCTTGATTGGAGTAAAAGTGTAACCCATAGAATCTTAAGTACACTTGAAAACTCTGGCTTTCTTCAACAGAATAAAGATACTAGTAAGTATCAATTAGGCTACCGCCTGATAGAATTAGGAAGTATTGCACGACAAAATATTGAGCTGATTGACCTGGCCAGAGAAGAAATGAAAGATCTATCTAAAAAAACCGGTGAAACTGTTCTTCTGGATATTCCAGATGGCATTAAAACTATCTGTATAGATAAAGTAGAAAGTAATGCCAATATTAAATTTACCTGTGGAATCGGTAAACCTGTTCCTATCTATGCCGGGGCACTTGGAAAAGCTATTCTGGCCTATTATCCAGAAGAAAAAATTGATGATGTAATTAATGCTGGCCTAATAAAACATACTGATAATACTACCGATGATGCTGAAGAATTAAAGAAAGAATTACATGTAATTAAGCAAAGAGGTTATTCAATGACAAAAGGAGAATGGAACCCTGGTGCTTTAGGTGTCGCCTCACCAATTTTTGATCATCAGGAGAATGTAATAGCTTCGATTGGAGTTTTAGGGCCAGAATACAGGATGGAGAAAAATATTGATACTATAACTGTTCTCTGTCTACTGGCTGCCAATAATCTTTCTGGCAAACTATAA
- a CDS encoding uracil-xanthine permease family protein: MANNTEAVARESEVTVNKKDFYALEETPPIGKRFLLGLQHMLAMFVGVITPPMLIAGAAGLGPSETSFMVSMTLIMSGIVTFVQCKRFGPVGAGLLGVTGTSFTFVPMAMAAANAGGIPLVLGMAMATAPVEILISRFIKQIKVLFPPLVTGTVVTLIGLTLIETGMQDFAGGAGAENFGSMENLLLGSFVLTVIIICSRFGKGLIKLGAIAIGLGAGYLISIPLGLINFEPVFTEGWLTAPQPLYFGLDFDFAHLLPWIIAFIVTSIESIGDLTAIAETSGEPVDGELHRDRLSRGLLAEGIGSMISAIFNVMPNTTFSQNIGVIQITKVGSKAVGYIVALLLLMLGLFPKFGAIISVMPAPVLGGATLALFGMIASAGINIVTKNGFSDRTAFIFSISLSVGLGITFFPEIAESFPAAIEVLFSSGVAAGAILAVILNLIVPEE; encoded by the coding sequence ATGGCAAATAATACTGAAGCTGTTGCTCGAGAATCTGAAGTAACTGTAAACAAGAAAGATTTTTATGCACTTGAAGAAACACCGCCTATTGGCAAAAGATTTCTACTTGGCCTCCAGCATATGCTGGCAATGTTCGTAGGTGTTATAACTCCACCAATGTTAATTGCTGGAGCTGCAGGTCTTGGCCCATCAGAAACCAGCTTTATGGTGAGTATGACTTTGATCATGTCTGGAATAGTAACCTTTGTACAGTGCAAAAGATTTGGCCCTGTTGGTGCTGGCCTGCTAGGAGTTACTGGAACAAGTTTTACCTTTGTTCCAATGGCAATGGCAGCAGCTAATGCCGGAGGTATACCTCTAGTGCTAGGTATGGCCATGGCAACTGCCCCGGTTGAAATTTTAATAAGTCGATTTATTAAGCAGATTAAAGTTTTATTTCCACCTCTAGTTACCGGTACCGTTGTAACATTAATTGGTTTAACTCTAATCGAAACTGGCATGCAGGATTTCGCCGGAGGAGCCGGTGCTGAAAACTTTGGTTCAATGGAAAACCTTCTTTTAGGTTCATTTGTTTTAACTGTAATTATTATCTGTAGCCGCTTTGGCAAAGGTTTAATAAAATTAGGAGCAATTGCCATTGGACTTGGAGCTGGCTATTTAATCTCAATACCCCTTGGTCTAATAAATTTTGAGCCTGTTTTTACAGAGGGCTGGTTAACAGCTCCACAACCATTATATTTTGGCCTGGATTTTGATTTTGCCCATTTACTCCCCTGGATTATCGCCTTTATAGTAACTTCAATTGAATCAATTGGAGACTTAACTGCAATTGCCGAAACATCCGGTGAACCAGTCGATGGCGAACTCCATAGAGATAGATTAAGTCGGGGGCTTTTAGCTGAAGGTATCGGCAGTATGATTTCTGCCATTTTTAATGTAATGCCCAATACCACCTTTAGTCAGAATATTGGAGTTATCCAGATTACAAAAGTAGGTAGTAAAGCTGTCGGTTATATAGTTGCTCTATTACTATTAATGTTAGGCCTATTCCCGAAATTCGGTGCCATAATAAGTGTAATGCCTGCACCGGTCTTAGGCGGAGCAACCTTAGCCTTATTTGGAATGATTGCTTCTGCTGGAATTAATATAGTTACTAAGAATGGTTTTTCTGACCGGACCGCTTTTATCTTTTCGATCAGTTTAAGTGTAGGTCTTGGAATAACTTTCTTCCCGGAAATCGCAGAAAGTTTTCCAGCTGCTATAGAAGTTCTATTCTCTTCAGGAGTTGCCGCTGGAGCCATCCTGGCTGTTATCTTAAATCTGATTGTACCTGAAGAATAA
- a CDS encoding HEAT repeat domain-containing protein, whose protein sequence is MLNFIYLIIFILVLLIISFLVFLSVFHLKIYFNNRKYQALKEKWQPVLFGYLNNEISLNEATASFNKNYKYTWKFIRTYLDNLDGKDFEKLKNLLQASGFIQYYLKKLRTGSNKDKLKAALILGKVRHKKALPYLEEMLKSDSSLKIKTAGQAISQIGETSLVYEIIKAFLTRTEITYEGISQILILYGQKICPRLLLIIEDWLDGEVDIRKEFQTSPYETIALFVELLGHNKYKGALPVLERLLKEVDNDELIIQIFKALSRIKEPVDLDLTPFINHDNWVVRSQTVRYLYKNWESSYSEQLKARISDENWWVSFYSGMALYHNSFKAFLEEVAVSDKPGSEISNYILEAGGQFEHF, encoded by the coding sequence ATGTTAAATTTTATTTATCTGATTATATTTATATTGGTTCTACTTATAATATCATTTCTGGTCTTTTTATCAGTATTCCATCTGAAAATATATTTTAATAACAGAAAGTATCAGGCTTTAAAAGAAAAATGGCAGCCAGTTCTATTTGGATATCTTAATAATGAAATATCTTTAAATGAGGCAACAGCCAGTTTCAATAAAAATTATAAATATACCTGGAAATTCATTAGAACTTATCTGGATAATCTTGATGGTAAAGACTTTGAAAAGCTAAAGAATCTGCTTCAGGCATCTGGTTTCATTCAGTATTATTTAAAAAAATTAAGGACTGGTTCCAATAAGGATAAGCTTAAGGCGGCTTTGATTCTTGGGAAAGTCAGACATAAAAAGGCGCTTCCCTATCTTGAGGAGATGTTAAAATCTGATTCCAGTTTAAAGATAAAAACAGCCGGGCAGGCAATTTCTCAAATAGGTGAAACCTCTCTTGTCTATGAGATTATCAAAGCTTTCCTAACTAGAACTGAGATCACCTATGAAGGGATATCGCAGATTTTGATTTTATATGGCCAGAAAATCTGCCCCAGGCTTTTACTGATAATTGAAGACTGGTTAGATGGGGAAGTGGATATCAGGAAGGAATTTCAAACTTCACCCTATGAGACAATTGCTCTTTTTGTTGAACTTTTAGGCCACAATAAATATAAAGGGGCTTTACCGGTATTAGAAAGGCTTTTAAAAGAGGTGGATAATGATGAGCTTATTATTCAGATTTTTAAGGCCTTATCAAGGATTAAGGAGCCAGTCGATCTAGATTTAACTCCCTTTATTAATCATGATAACTGGGTTGTCAGGAGTCAGACTGTACGTTATTTATATAAAAACTGGGAATCAAGCTATTCCGAACAGTTAAAGGCGAGAATTTCTGATGAAAATTGGTGGGTCAGCTTTTATTCAGGCATGGCTCTATATCATAATAGTTTTAAAGCTTTTCTTGAGGAGGTAGCAGTTAGCGATAAACCAGGCTCAGAAATTAGTAATTATATTCTGGAGGCAGGTGGTCAGTTTGAACATTTTTAG
- a CDS encoding TetR/AcrR family transcriptional regulator, which produces MEKNKTRIEIIDAAMELFANKGYHETTMSDVVEASNTSKGTVYYYFDNKQELFETMINDVISRLYNSFERIAEKDCSVKEKLKKMMEVHANFYKKNYKLAFSIFMEGKKIDADCKEEIWRWHKKFNSLVENVMKDGVEEGLLKDKNLKLMSFSFLGLTNSFGPSVFEGDYDVNELVDYTIELFLQGVGRGNEG; this is translated from the coding sequence ATGGAGAAAAATAAAACGAGAATAGAGATAATTGATGCAGCTATGGAGCTTTTTGCTAATAAGGGTTACCATGAAACAACAATGAGTGATGTTGTTGAAGCTTCAAATACAAGTAAGGGAACAGTATATTATTACTTTGATAATAAGCAGGAACTTTTTGAAACGATGATAAATGATGTGATTAGCAGGCTTTATAATAGCTTCGAAAGGATTGCTGAAAAAGATTGTAGCGTTAAAGAAAAACTAAAAAAGATGATGGAGGTTCATGCTAATTTTTACAAGAAAAATTATAAACTGGCCTTTTCAATATTTATGGAAGGCAAAAAAATTGATGCTGATTGCAAAGAAGAGATCTGGCGCTGGCATAAAAAGTTTAATAGTCTTGTTGAAAATGTAATGAAAGATGGTGTTGAAGAAGGGTTATTAAAGGACAAAAATTTAAAGCTGATGTCTTTTAGTTTTTTAGGACTGACAAACTCCTTTGGTCCCTCGGTCTTTGAAGGTGATTATGATGTCAATGAATTAGTCGATTATACAATAGAATTATTTTTACAGGGGGTAGGCAGAGGTAATGAAGGCTAA
- a CDS encoding glycosyltransferase family 2 protein, translated as MNIFRILVYISIIYFLIINITYITLNLIAFFSLKKEKVKYEITDLKKVFQSEFYKPLSIIVPAYNEELTITESINSMLSLEYPEFEVVVVNDGSKDATLERLKEEFDLVKSSRTYKGQLETEKIKGVYDSLDYPNLVVVDKENGGKADSLNAGINVAYFPLVCNIDADSLIESEALLRLVEPFVEDRRVVAAGGTIRIANDCQVENGEITQVNLAKSWLARFQIIEYLRAFLFGRVGWAAIEGLLIISGAFGIFRKRHLVSVGGYSKDTIGEDMELVLKLNRMLKAEGREYRTVFLPDPVCWTQVPESLKTLGRQRRRWQQGLGQSLLMNKELLFNRKYGAVGMLAYPFFLFGEFFGPVIELLGYISIIITIILGIASLELVLAFFTVSILLRILLSTISVLFEEISFRKYDKLKDNLKLFLTAVLESFGYQQFHTFWRLQGIYDLLKKRHIWGEQDRKEFNK; from the coding sequence TTGAACATTTTTAGAATTCTGGTGTATATTTCAATCATATATTTTTTAATAATAAACATTACTTATATTACATTAAATCTTATAGCTTTCTTTTCATTGAAAAAAGAGAAAGTTAAATATGAAATTACTGATTTAAAAAAGGTTTTTCAAAGTGAGTTTTATAAACCATTGAGCATAATTGTCCCGGCTTATAATGAAGAATTAACAATAACTGAGAGTATTAATTCAATGCTATCACTGGAATATCCTGAGTTTGAGGTGGTAGTTGTTAATGATGGTTCTAAGGATGCAACCCTTGAAAGGCTTAAAGAAGAGTTTGATCTGGTTAAATCCAGTCGTACATATAAAGGGCAACTGGAGACTGAAAAAATTAAAGGGGTTTATGATTCTCTGGATTATCCAAATCTTGTAGTGGTCGATAAAGAAAATGGTGGCAAGGCTGATTCATTAAATGCAGGTATTAATGTAGCCTATTTTCCCCTTGTCTGTAATATAGATGCTGATTCCTTAATTGAGAGCGAGGCTTTATTAAGGCTTGTTGAGCCATTTGTTGAAGATAGGAGAGTGGTTGCAGCTGGAGGGACTATCAGAATAGCCAATGATTGTCAGGTAGAAAATGGTGAAATCACCCAGGTTAATCTGGCAAAAAGCTGGCTGGCCCGCTTTCAAATAATTGAATACCTTCGGGCATTTTTGTTTGGCCGGGTAGGCTGGGCAGCTATAGAAGGTCTGTTGATAATATCAGGAGCTTTCGGTATTTTTAGAAAACGTCACCTTGTTTCAGTAGGCGGTTATAGTAAAGATACAATTGGGGAAGACATGGAGTTGGTTTTAAAATTGAATAGAATGCTGAAAGCAGAGGGGCGTGAGTATAGGACAGTATTTTTGCCAGACCCGGTTTGTTGGACACAGGTGCCAGAATCCTTAAAAACCCTGGGACGACAGCGTCGCCGCTGGCAGCAGGGGTTAGGCCAGAGCTTATTAATGAATAAAGAGTTATTATTCAACAGAAAATATGGCGCAGTTGGAATGCTGGCCTATCCCTTCTTTTTGTTCGGTGAGTTTTTTGGTCCAGTCATTGAACTGCTAGGTTATATCTCTATAATTATAACTATAATACTTGGTATAGCAAGTCTGGAGCTTGTTCTTGCTTTTTTTACTGTATCAATATTATTGAGAATTCTACTATCTACAATTTCTGTTCTGTTTGAAGAGATTTCCTTTAGAAAGTATGATAAACTAAAAGATAATCTTAAGCTATTTCTAACAGCTGTTCTAGAAAGCTTTGGTTACCAGCAGTTTCATACTTTCTGGCGCCTGCAGGGCATTTATGATCTTCTAAAGAAAAGGCATATCTGGGGGGAACAGGATAGAAAGGAATTTAATAAATAA
- a CDS encoding family 16 glycosylhydrolase codes for MKTTRLIVMLVMILSVSISFLMLDQAFAQRNPNHENHFYNLSDIELITASHRLGRGRLRPDNVKLVDDKLVLSSPANSYHGAEVRTKERYGYGTYSATIKSDYAPGSFTAFFLYQGVKSENDEIDIEIHNDGSRQIDFVTFKDGVKTNKVSQRLDFDPVEDYYSYTIDYRPGLINFYVEDELLASFEDDLPDAEMKLMVNHWWPVWLESERNQPESEIYLKTIDLE; via the coding sequence ATGAAGACAACGAGATTAATTGTTATGCTAGTTATGATTCTATCGGTTAGCATTAGTTTTTTAATGCTGGATCAAGCATTTGCTCAAAGGAATCCAAATCATGAAAACCACTTTTATAATTTATCAGATATAGAATTAATTACTGCCAGTCATAGATTAGGCCGGGGAAGATTAAGGCCGGATAATGTTAAATTAGTTGATGATAAACTGGTGCTATCATCGCCTGCAAATTCGTATCATGGTGCAGAGGTAAGGACTAAAGAGAGGTATGGTTATGGAACTTACTCAGCTACTATCAAATCCGATTATGCACCAGGCTCTTTTACTGCCTTCTTTTTATATCAGGGTGTAAAATCAGAAAATGATGAGATAGATATTGAAATTCATAATGATGGCAGTCGTCAGATAGATTTTGTGACTTTTAAAGACGGAGTTAAGACAAATAAAGTGAGCCAGAGATTAGACTTTGATCCTGTTGAAGATTATTATAGTTACACAATAGATTATCGGCCAGGGTTAATCAACTTTTATGTCGAGGATGAGTTGCTTGCTAGTTTTGAAGATGATCTGCCAGATGCTGAGATGAAATTGATGGTTAACCACTGGTGGCCAGTCTGGCTGGAATCTGAGCGGAATCAACCAGAATCAGAGATTTACCTAAAAACTATTGATTTAGAATAA